One window from the genome of Salvia splendens isolate huo1 chromosome 9, SspV2, whole genome shotgun sequence encodes:
- the LOC121748686 gene encoding beta-1,4-mannosyl-glycoprotein 4-beta-N-acetylglucosaminyltransferase-like, whose protein sequence is MLAPSSRSPSRRTSRKFHCMLQFILGSICVVGFISYFQTISYFLRPLWDVPPPQFEHLPHYYAENVSMENLCRAHGWSVLSEPRRVFDAIIFSNELDLLEIRWKELYPYVTKFVILEANTTFTGIPKPLFFAENRGRFAFAESKIIHGVFPGRVAADGSREDPFKLEEEQRISMNYLLRGLAGISYGDLLIISDADEIPSPHTIKLLQWCAEIPHVLHLEMRNYLYSFEFPVDYSSWRATAHVFGPWTQYKHSRQTDALLSDSGWHCSFCFRYLSEFVFKMTAYSHAERVRSEDFLKHSRIQKLICKGDDLFDMLPEEYTFKNLIKKMGSIPRSASAVHVPAYLIEKVDKFRFLLPGGCSRSPG, encoded by the coding sequence ATGCTGGCCCCAAGTTCACGGTCCCCCTCTAGGCGGACTTCTCGAAAGTTCCATTGTATGTTACAGTTCATACTCGGTTCCATTTGTGTTGTAGGattcatttcatattttcagACGATCTCCTACTTTTTACGCCCCCTTTGGGATGTTCCTCCGCCCCAGTTTGAGCATTTGCCCCATTATTACGCTGAAAATGTTTCCATGGAAAATCTCTGCCGTGCCCATGGTTGGTCTGTACTCTCTGAACCACGTCGTGTCTTTGACGCGATTATATTCAGCAATGAATTAGACTTGCTAGAAATTAGGTGGAAAGAACTATACCCTTACGTTACTAAATTTGTCATCTTGGAAGCCAACACTACCTTCACAGGTATCCCAAAGCCTCTCTTCTTTGCTGAGAATCGTGGCAGATTCGCCTTTGCTGAGAGCAAGATAATCCACGGTGTCTTTCCTGGCCGCGTTGCTGCAGACGGGTCGCGTGAAGACCCATTCAAACTCGAAGAAGAACAACGTATATCTATGAATTATCTACTTCGTGGCCTTGCTGGTATATCTTATGGCGACCTCCTAATCATATCGGATGCAGACGAAATACCGAGCCCTCACACCATCAAATTGCTGCAGTGGTGTGCTGAAATACCCCATGTTCTTCATTTGGAAATGAGGAATTATCTATACTCGTTCGAGTTCCCAGTGGATTACAGCAGCTGGCGTGCGACTGCCCATGTTTTTGGCCCCTGGACCCAATACAAACACTCCCGTCAAACTGATGCTCTCCTCTCAGATTCAGGCTGGCACTGCAGCTTCTGCTTCCGGTATCTAAGTGAATTCGTGTTCAAAATGACAGCGTACAGCCACGCAGAGCGGGTGAGGAGTGAAGATTTCTTGAAGCATTCAAGGATTCAGAAGCTAATCTGCAAGGGCGATGATCTGTTTGACATGCTGCCAGAGGAGTATACTTTCAAGAACTTGATCAAGAAGATGGGATCAATACCCCGGTCGGCCTCTGCTGTCCATGTCCCGGCTTACTTGATAGAGAAAGTGGACAAGTTTAGGTTTCTTTTGCCTGGAGGTTGTTCTCGTTCACCTGGATGA
- the LOC121748680 gene encoding beta-1,4-mannosyl-glycoprotein 4-beta-N-acetylglucosaminyltransferase-like, translating to MASSSRSRLTSRRVSRNFRHMLLIIIGSVSVAVIIVNAEKISYLFRPLWDTPPLPFDHYLPHYYAENVSMDHLCRLHGWSLRSEPRRVFDAIIFSNELDLLEIRWNELYPYVTKFVILESNATFTGIPKPLFFAENRNRFAFAEGKIAHGLFPGRLATHRSHQPFKVEAQQRLAMNHLLRLAGIAPGDLLIVGDTDEIPTPHTVKLLQWCEEIPPVLHLEMTNYVYSFEFQDDYTNWHPTAHVFSQWTQYRHSRQTDVLLADSGWHCSFCFRYMSEFVFKMQAYSHADRVRRKDFLDHSRIQKKICDGDDLFDMLPEEYTFKNLIKRLGSLPRSASAVHVPAYVIQNADKFRYLLPGGCTRSPG from the coding sequence ATGGCCTCGAGCTCACGGTCACGCCTGACTTCTCGGCGCGTTTCTAGAAACTTCAGGCACATGTTACTCATAATAATCGGATCCGTTTCTGTTGCTGTAATCATAGTAAATGCTGAGAAGATCTCCTACTTGTTCCGCCCTCTTTGGGATACTCCTCCACTCCCATTTGACCACTATTTACCACATTATTACGCAGAAAACGTTTCCATGGACCATCTATGCCGTCTCCATGGCTGGTCCCTGCGATCTGAGCCACGCCGTGTCTTTGATGCAATCATATTCAGCAATGAACTGGACTTGCTAGAAATCAGGTGGAACGAGCTCTACCCTTATGTCACTAAATTTGTCATCTTGGAATCCAACGCTACCTTCACAGGCATCCCCAAGCCTCTGTTCTTCGCTGAGAATCGCAACAGATTTGCCTTTGCTGAGGGAAAGATCGCCCACGGTCTGTTCCCTGGCCGCCTTGCCACACACCGCTCTCACCAGCCATTCAAAGTCGAGGCACAGCAGCGCCTAGCTATGAACCATTTGCTTCGCCTGGCCGGTATAGCACCTGGTGACCTTCTGATTGTTGGGGATACTGATGAGATACCAACTCCTCATACCGTTAAGCTACTGCAGTGGTGCGAGGAGATACCTCCCGTGCTTCATCTAGAGATGACGAACTATGTGTATTCGTTCGAGTTCCAAGACGACTACACCAATTGGCACCCAACTGCTCATGTTTTCAGCCAGTGGACGCAGTACAGACACTCGCGCCAAACTGATGTCCTCCTTGCTGACTCTGGCTGGCACTGCAGCTTCTGCTTCCGATACATGAGCGAATTCGTGTTCAAAATGCAAGCATACAGTCACGCGGACAGGGTGAGGCGCAAGGACTTCTTGGATCATTCGAGGATTCAGAAGAAAATCTGCGATGGGGATGATCTGTTTGACATGCTGCCAGAGGAATACACTTTCAAGAACTTGATCAAGAGGTTGGGATCACTACCTCGTTCCGCCTCTGCTGTTCATGTTCCTGCCTACGTGATTCAGAACGCGGATAAGTTTAGGTATCTCCTGCCCGGTGGCTGTACTCGCTCCCCCGGATGA
- the LOC121749271 gene encoding protein FAR1-RELATED SEQUENCE 5-like — MLLNELRRKKELCSAFTYEYEVNSKDRMTRLFWCDPTARRNYHLYGDIVSFDTTYSTNRYCMIFAPFTGKDNHGRPVTFAAGLLSKENANSFSWLFNQFVKCMGVAPKLIVTDQDLGMKVAVEEVLVNTRHRWCMWHVMNKVADKLPKNMLGSEQLKKELNACVWSELIEPDAFEETWHAIMERYGLTNNVWFSSMFASGKFWVPAFFRDFPMSSLIKTTSISESQNNFFKRYSKSRANLMQFYMNYNHALETQRSNSAKLEYYDSTKVPILRTGLEIEKHASTIYSDSAYTEIQEEIVYACFSLSCATLGVSTNTDIEVYDITDKDSNSWTVTYSIGDDTYLCGCKKFERLGLLCSHIFCVLKHNFVKLIAEKLHGGRWLKSQFVKPIHGGFCDDQEIHLVVDKKKIAFKNLYGLFIESAQSIEGNIDQINAFAAIIEEGRKQLLGEDVVLSSTQKRAMIENFYGSHVPNNIEVHPPEVVSTKGSESRKKSKRESAIKLAMKLGRKCGNCHEIGHHDSRNCKKVNEKSNQRQ, encoded by the exons ATGTTATTGAATGAGTTGCGAAGGAAGAAGGAGTTGTGTAGTGCATTTACATATGAGTATGAGGTCAACTCAAAGGATAGGATGACACGATTGTTTTGGTGTGATCCTACTGCCAGAAGAAACTACCATTTGTATGGAGATATTGTTTCGTTTGATACGACATACTCAACAAACAG ATACTGTATGATATTTGCTCCTTTTACGGGCAAGGATAATCATGGTCGCCCTGTGACATTTGCTGCTGGCCTTTTGTCCAAGGAAAATGCCAACTCCTTTTCATGGTTATTTAACCAATTTGTAAAGTGTATGGGTGTGGCTCCCAAACTCATTGTAACCGACCAAGACTTAGGAATGAAAGTTGCTGTTGAGGAGGTCCTTGTCAATACAAGACACCGGTGGTGTATGTGGCACGTTATGAATAAAGTTGCTGACAAATTGCCAAAGAACATGCTTGGTAGTGAACAATTAAAGAAGGAACTGAATGCATGTGTATGGTCAGAGTTGATAGAACCTGATGCATTTGAGGAAACTTGGCATGCTATAATGGAAAGATATGGGTTGACCAATAATGTCTGGTTTTCATCAATGTTTGCATCCGGAAAATTTTGGGTTCCAGCCTTTTTCCGTGATTTTCCGATGAGTTCGTTGATAAAGACAACTTCTATATCTGAATCACAGAATAACTTCTTCAAAAGGTACTCAAAGTCTCGGGCTAACCTTATGCAATTTTATATGAACTATAATCATGCTCTGGAGACTCAAAGAAGTAATAGTGCAAAGCTTGAATACTATGATTCAACAAAAGTACCTATTTTGCGAACAGGATTGGAAATCGAGAAACATGCATCGACGATATATAGTGATAGTGCTTATACTGAAATTCAAGAAGAGATAGTATATGCATGTTTCTCTTTGTCTTGTGCAACTCTAGGAGTGTCTACCAATACAGATATTGAAGTATATGACATAACGGACAAGGATTCAAACTCATGGACAGTGACTTACTCCATTGGTGATGACACCTATTTGTGTGGATGCAAAAAATTTGAAAGACTTGGTCTATTGTGCAgccatatattttgtgtgttgaaacATAATTTTGTTAAGTTGATAGCCGAGAAGTTGCATGGAGGAAGATGGTTGAAGTCACAGTTTGTGAAGCCAATACATGGAGGTttttgtgatgatcaagaaatacACCTTGTTGTGGACAAGAAGAAGATTGCATTTAAAAACTTGTATGGATTATTCATTGAATCAGCACAAAGCATTGAAGGGAACATTGATCAAATCAATGCATTCGCTGCAATTATTGAAGAAGGTAGGAAGCAGCTTCTTGGCGAAGATGTTGTTCTGTCTTCCACACAGAAGAGAGCAATGATTGAGAACTTCTATGGCTCACATGTCCCGAACAATATTGAAGTTCATCCTCCTGAGGTTGTTAGTACAAAGGGAAGTGAAAGTAGGAAGAAATCGAAGAGGGAGTCAGCAATAAAGTTAGCAATGAAACTAGGCCGAAAGTGTGGAAACTGTCATGAGATTGGACACCATGATTCTAGGAACTGCAAAAAGGTTAATGAGAAGTCAAATCAGAGGCAATGA